In a genomic window of Fibrobacter sp.:
- a CDS encoding right-handed parallel beta-helix repeat-containing protein, with the protein MARIINVPGEFSKIGDALGNADAGDTIKVARGTYNENITLVMGVILKGEDPLTTIIDGGRNGPTVMGTSGAEMSHFTVRNGLEGILCENAAPYIHHCYVMDNHATGIGAFISLPHLRNNVVYGNRWSGILAWGAKSLDAYIEHNVVLRNGYSGLALKGPTNVVARNNIFMENHYYGVFADPAAGQTKVEYNNIYKNYYPFN; encoded by the coding sequence ATGGCAAGGATTATCAACGTGCCTGGCGAATTCTCGAAGATTGGCGATGCTCTCGGTAACGCCGACGCTGGCGATACCATCAAGGTGGCGCGCGGTACCTATAACGAGAACATCACTCTGGTGATGGGCGTGATCTTGAAAGGTGAAGATCCGCTGACAACAATTATCGATGGCGGTCGCAATGGTCCTACCGTGATGGGTACTTCGGGCGCCGAAATGTCGCACTTCACAGTGAGGAACGGTCTCGAAGGTATCCTTTGCGAGAACGCAGCTCCCTACATCCACCACTGCTACGTGATGGACAACCATGCCACGGGTATCGGTGCGTTCATCTCGCTCCCGCATCTCCGCAACAACGTGGTGTACGGCAACCGCTGGTCCGGTATCTTGGCTTGGGGTGCTAAGTCCCTCGACGCCTATATCGAACACAACGTCGTGCTCCGCAACGGCTACTCTGGCCTTGCGTTGAAGGGACCGACCAACGTGGTCGCCCGTAACAACATCTTCATGGAGAACCACTACTACGGTGTGTTCGCCGACCCGGCCGCCGGCCAGACGAAGGTGGAGTACAACAACATCTACAAGAACTACTACCCGTTCAAC